One genomic region from Chlamydia poikilotherma encodes:
- the nqrE gene encoding NADH:ubiquinone reductase (Na(+)-transporting) subunit E, producing MWLGEYTWLNVFGIFLQATFIQNILLSNFLGMCSYLACSARVSTANGLGMSVALVLTVTGSINWVVHKFITGPKALTWISPSLANVNLNFLELIIFIVVIAAFTQILELLLEKVSRNLYLSLGIFLPLIAVNCAILGGVLFGITRNYPFIPMMIFSLGAGCGWWLAIVLFATIKEKLAYSDIPKNLQGMGISFITTGLIAMAFMSLTGIDISKPSATTSTSDILETSNVSSIATKDLKPVKKVRTAQQQRAAKSKATNIKKGKSQ from the coding sequence ATGTGGTTAGGCGAATATACATGGCTAAATGTCTTTGGCATCTTTTTACAAGCAACCTTCATCCAAAATATCCTTCTATCGAATTTTCTTGGGATGTGTAGCTATCTTGCTTGTTCAGCACGAGTTTCTACTGCTAACGGCTTAGGAATGTCTGTAGCATTAGTGCTGACAGTTACCGGAAGCATTAACTGGGTGGTACATAAATTTATTACAGGGCCTAAAGCTCTGACTTGGATATCTCCTTCATTAGCGAACGTAAATCTAAATTTCCTTGAGCTAATTATCTTCATTGTAGTTATTGCGGCCTTTACACAGATTTTGGAATTACTTTTAGAAAAGGTATCCAGAAATCTCTATCTCTCCTTAGGGATCTTTTTACCATTAATTGCTGTAAACTGTGCAATTTTAGGAGGAGTGCTCTTTGGAATCACACGCAACTACCCATTTATCCCTATGATGATATTCTCTTTAGGTGCTGGATGTGGTTGGTGGTTAGCCATTGTCTTATTCGCAACTATTAAAGAAAAACTAGCCTATTCTGATATTCCTAAAAACCTCCAGGGAATGGGAATCTCTTTCATTACTACGGGACTTATAGCTATGGCCTTTATGAGTCTTACAGGCATTGATATCTCTAAGCCATCAGCAACAACGTCAACATCGGACATCCTAGAAACATCCAATGTTTCTTCTATAGCAACAAAAGATCTGAAACCTGTGAAAAAAGTACGAACAGCACAACAACAACGTGCGGCTAAATCAAAAGCAACGAATATAAAAAAGGGAAAATCGCAGTAG